A window of Apium graveolens cultivar Ventura chromosome 8, ASM990537v1, whole genome shotgun sequence contains these coding sequences:
- the LOC141679392 gene encoding uncharacterized protein LOC141679392, producing MNLLSWNCRGLGNLRTVRILGDLIKSLNPAFVFLSETLVDKGTIAELCLKPRFADFFAVDKVGRGGGLAVLWKHTVECKIMDHSNNHINVHFIENNCPVWRLSCYYGFPERSRKHNAWNFLRRLAMDTNMPWCIFGDFNDLLYSTDKRGEHPHPPGLLEGFREAIEGCNLVELELKGGQFTWEKSKGKTNWVKEKLDRAFATEEWWRKFPLWFKEEVSVYWRSLPATNIIPKLMSVSEFMAKWGRAFFHKFRDKVRCQKEVLNSLVNREDDAGVKLYFEEREKLNELLLHEEVYWKQRAKTFWLQEGDANSRYFHAQASKRRRLNKIPHLINDEGLRVEGQEEMNTMTNEYFTNIFTASETLSEKEAIVDQHIITETQNERLVADVSFEEFTEAVK from the exons ATGAATCTTCTCAGCTGGAACTGTCGAGGTTTGGGAAACCTGCGTACAGTTCGTATCCTGGGAGACTTAATTAAGTCTCTTAATCCCGCTTTTGTTTTTCTTTCTGAAACTTTAGTAGATAAGGGTACGATTGCTGAGCTCTGCTTGAAGCCTAGGTTTGCAGATTTTTTTGCTGTTGACAAGGTAGGCCGAGGAGGAGGTCTAGCAGTCTTATGGAAGCATACAGTAGAGTGTAAAATAATGGATCATTCGAATAATCACATTAATGTTCATTTTATCGAAAATAATTGTCCAGTTTGGAGGCTGTCATGTTATTATGGTTTTCCGGAGAGAAGCAGAAagcataatgcatggaatttTCTGAGAAGGTTGGCTATGGATACAAATATGCCCTGGTGCATCTTTGGGGACTTTAATGACCTGCTTTATAGTACAGATAAAAGAGGAGAACACCCTCACCCTCCAGGTCTTCTTGAGGGGTTTCGCGAGGCAATTGAAGGCTGTAACTTAGTGGAACTTGAGCTGAAAGGAGGGCAGTTCACTTGGGAGAAAAGTAAGGGCAAAACGAACTGGGTCAAGGAAAAACTTGATAGAGCTTTTGCAACTGAGGAGTGGTGGAGGAAGTTCCCACTAT GGTTTAAAGAAGAAGTCTCAGTTTATTGGAGATCATTGCCAGCAACTAATATCATCCCAAAGTTGATGTCCGTCTCTGAGTTCATGGCCAAGTGGGGAAGAGCGTTCTTCCATAAATTTAGAGATAAAGTCAGATGTCAGAAAGAGGTTCTTAATAGTCTGGTAAATAGAGAAGATGATGCAGGAGTCAAATTATATTTTGAAGAGAGGGAGAAACTGAATGAACTGTTGTTGCACGAGGAAGTCTATTGGAAACAGCGTGCAAAAACATTCTGGTTGCAAGAAGGGGATGCAAATTCGAGATACTTTCATGCCCAAGCCTCGAAAAGGAGACGTTTAAATAAAATCCCACATTTAATAAATGATGAAGGGTTGAGGGTAGAAGGACAAGAGGAGATGAACACGATGACAAATGAGTATTTCACAAATATATTCACTGCATCAGAGACGTTAAGTGAGAAGGAGGCAATTGTGGATCAACATATCATTACAGAGACTCAAAATGAACGACTTGTAGCTGATGTATCATTCGAAGAATTCACTGAAGCAGTAAAGTAG